A region of Salvia splendens isolate huo1 chromosome 17, SspV2, whole genome shotgun sequence DNA encodes the following proteins:
- the LOC121773684 gene encoding ATP synthase gamma chain, chloroplastic-like, with amino-acid sequence MSSSNLTMPSLSKLSSRSFIAPFQLPSSNSSTPPCRSSSTQIQCSLRDLRDRIDSVKNTQKITEAMKLVAAAKVRRAQEAVVNARPFSETLVEVLYNINEQLLTDDIDIPLTKVRRVKKVALVVVTGDRGLCGGFNNAIIKKADLRIKELKALGLDYTVISVGKKGNSYFLRRPFIPVDKFLEGSNLPTAKEAQAIADDVFSLFVSEEVDKVELLYTKFVSLVKADPVIHTLLPLSPKGEICDVNGVCVDAAEDEFFRLTTKEGKLTVERDLVRTKTADFSPILQFEQDPVQILDALLPLYLNSQILRSLQESLASELAARMSAMSSASDNASELRKNLSRVYNRKRQAKITGEILEIVAGADALS; translated from the coding sequence ATGTCTTCCTCCAATCTGACTATGCCATCTCTGTCGAAGCTCTCCTCTCGCTCCTTCATCGCTCCGTTTCAGCTCCCGAGCTCCAACTCCTCCACACCTCCATGCAGATCCTCCTCCACCCAAATCCAGTGCAGTCTCCGCGATCTCCGCGACCGCATTGATTCCGTCAAAAACACGCAGAAGATCACTGAGGCCATGAAGCTCGTCGCGGCCGCTAAGGTCCGGAGAGCGCAGGAGGCTGTGGTGAATGCCCGCCCCTTCTCCGAGACCCTCGTTGAAGTCTTGTACAACATCAACGAGCAGCTCCTCACGGACGACATCGACATCCCCCTCACCAAGGTCCGGCGCGTCAAGAAGGTCGCCCTCGTGGTGGTCACAGGCGATCGCGGTCTCTGTGGTGGGTTCAACAATGCCATCATCAAGAAGGCCGACTTGCGGATCAAGGAGCTTAAGGCGCTCGGCCTTGACTACACCGTGATCAGCGTTGGGAAGAAAGGGAACTCCTACTTCCTCCGCAGGCCTTTTATCCCTGTGGATAAGTTCCTGGAAGGCAGCAATCTCCCGACAGCCAAGGAGGCACAGGCGATCGCGGATGACGTGTTCTCGCTTTTTGTGAGCGAGGAGGTGGACAAGGTTGAGCTTCTCTACACCAAGTTTGTCTCCTTGGTGAAGGCGGATCCCGTGATTCACACGTTGCTCCCACTCTCGCCCAAGGGAGAGATCTGTGATGTCAACGGAGTCTGCGTTGATGCTGCAGAGGATGAGTTCTTCAGGCTCACCACCAAGGAAGGGAAGCTGACCGTGGAGAGAGACCTTGTAAGGACTAAGACAGCTGATTTCTCCCCAATTCTGCAATTCGAGCAGGATCCTGTGCAGATTCTGGATGCGTTGCTGCCTCTATACTTGAACAGTCAGATCTTGAGATCGTTGCAGGAGTCACTAGCGAGTGAGCTTGCTGCCAGGATGAGTGCCATGAGCAGTGCCTCTGATAATGCATCCGAGTTGAGGAAGAATCTGTCAAGAGTTTACAACAGGAAGCGTCAAGCCAAGATCACCGGAGAGATTTTGGAGATTGTTGCCGGAGCCGATGCCTTATCCTGA
- the LOC121774022 gene encoding uncharacterized protein LOC121774022, translated as MKSRFGSSALGSPSSSSGVPAYYKYLKPGELAQLRYSKINARSKQISAQALLALYRLGSDSDSSLPQPQSTGLAMEAVPCFNLRTKGFPRCLMRKKLLAVAPVFTET; from the coding sequence ATGAAATCCAGATTTGGCAGCAGCGCTCTTGGCTCACCATCCTCATCATCGGGGGTGCCGGCGTATTACAAGTATCTCAAGCCTGGAGAGCTTGCTCAACTCAGATACTCGAAGATCAACGCCAGATCCAAACAAATCAGCGCTCAGGCTCTGCTCGCGCTGTACCGACTCGGATCTGATTCCGATTCGTCGCTTCCGCAGCCGCAGTCAACTGGTTTGGCCATGGAAGCAGTTCCGTGTTTCAATTTGAGGACCAAGGGTTTCCCGAGGTGCTTAATGCGCAAAAAGCTTCTGGCTGTGGCGCCGGTTTTTACTGAGACCTAG